A window of Candidatus Omnitrophota bacterium contains these coding sequences:
- the asnB gene encoding asparagine synthase (glutamine-hydrolyzing) — MCGIAGYKVTRPVDRSVLEAMIKALYNRGPDAAGFYASGDYHAGMRRLMINDLKTGNQPLFNADKSVVLLYNGEIYNSPELRRELEAKGYRFRTSSDGEVICHLYDEYGDGLFERLDGMFAAALWVEREKKLILARDIPGEKPLYFSKISDREIVFSSQVRSVKLFPDLDLDLNYQAIWDLPTFLWIPEPQTIYSSIQSLPPGHILIADDSGIRIRRYGNKFNRNAIVCNDDSIISETRRVVEEAVVSRLLSDVPVGAFLSGGLDSSIVVALAARHLDGLTTFTIGFENLADPYHGHTDESSYAEAYARQLGTRHCTIRVAADTFLKSLDDFCRYADQPFSVSSGLGLLAIAKAARDAGIKVLLSGDGADENFGGYSWYSHIPEGIGIAGPDAPGGQSISFQNLGMSLDERMAVLRFYSPQERAWAWHYYASEGEKRQLFSQDIFDGAGSSLRFFHEFNPHSEWQGIDYIRQDRIFYLPNEMLSKVDRMTMAYSVEGRAPFVAPSVLSHAEKLQYHHLIRGGVLKWALRKSFEDILPDEIISRPKHGFNVPIDHWLKDKWSFMIEEAFSRDSALYKQGIIHEGSLVKAREMMLDDVRLNGHTIFTYIMLNHWLELCN, encoded by the coding sequence ATGTGTGGCATTGCGGGTTATAAAGTAACCAGGCCAGTTGACCGTTCGGTGCTGGAGGCGATGATCAAGGCGCTCTATAACAGAGGGCCCGATGCCGCAGGGTTCTATGCATCGGGAGATTATCATGCCGGTATGAGAAGGCTCATGATAAACGATCTGAAGACAGGGAACCAGCCGCTTTTTAACGCCGATAAATCCGTAGTGCTTTTGTATAATGGCGAGATTTATAATTCACCTGAATTAAGAAGGGAGCTTGAGGCGAAAGGATATAGATTCCGTACGTCTTCAGACGGCGAGGTTATTTGTCATCTCTACGATGAATATGGAGACGGATTGTTTGAGAGGTTAGACGGCATGTTCGCTGCGGCGCTTTGGGTGGAGCGTGAGAAGAAATTGATTTTGGCAAGAGACATACCCGGAGAGAAGCCGTTATATTTTTCAAAGATATCAGACAGGGAGATCGTCTTTTCCTCTCAGGTCAGGAGTGTTAAATTATTCCCGGATCTGGACCTGGATTTGAATTACCAGGCGATTTGGGACTTGCCTACTTTTCTCTGGATTCCCGAGCCGCAGACGATTTATAGTTCGATCCAGTCACTGCCTCCAGGGCATATACTTATCGCAGATGATTCCGGAATAAGAATAAGACGCTATGGCAATAAGTTTAATAGAAATGCCATAGTTTGTAATGATGATTCTATAATCTCTGAAACAAGAAGGGTGGTGGAGGAGGCCGTAGTCAGCCGTTTGCTTTCGGATGTTCCCGTGGGGGCATTCTTGAGCGGAGGACTGGACAGCTCAATTGTAGTTGCGCTTGCGGCGCGCCATTTAGACGGCCTGACCACTTTTACCATAGGGTTCGAAAATTTAGCCGATCCTTATCACGGGCACACAGATGAATCATCTTATGCTGAGGCCTACGCAAGGCAATTAGGTACCCGTCATTGTACTATCAGGGTGGCTGCCGACACGTTCTTAAAGTCACTGGATGATTTCTGCAGATACGCCGATCAGCCATTTTCCGTCTCTTCCGGTCTGGGGCTGTTGGCGATAGCGAAAGCTGCCAGGGATGCAGGGATTAAGGTCTTGTTGTCCGGAGACGGCGCAGACGAAAATTTTGGCGGATATTCCTGGTACAGCCACATACCGGAAGGTATCGGCATTGCGGGGCCGGACGCCCCGGGCGGGCAAAGTATTTCATTTCAGAATCTCGGAATGTCCCTTGATGAAAGGATGGCCGTTTTAAGATTTTATAGCCCGCAGGAGAGGGCATGGGCCTGGCATTATTACGCCTCAGAAGGTGAAAAGAGGCAGTTGTTTTCACAGGATATTTTTGACGGCGCAGGTTCATCTCTGCGTTTCTTCCATGAATTTAACCCGCATAGTGAATGGCAGGGCATTGATTACATAAGGCAGGACAGGATATTTTACCTCCCCAATGAAATGTTGAGTAAGGTGGACCGTATGACTATGGCTTATTCCGTTGAAGGCCGCGCTCCGTTTGTGGCCCCAAGCGTGCTTTCTCACGCTGAGAAATTACAGTATCACCATTTGATAAGGGGGGGCGTCTTAAAGTGGGCTCTGCGAAAATCGTTTGAAGATATTCTACCGGATGAGATCATATCCCGTCCAAAGCACGGCTTTAACGTTCCAATAGATCATTGGCTTAAAGATA